A region from the Sulfurospirillum oryzae genome encodes:
- a CDS encoding complex I subunit 1/NuoH family protein, with protein MSTLSITVIIINIILALLFSLGAAPILVWIERRVAGLIQDRLGPNRCHINGIRLGGLIQSFADMLKLVFKEDFKAKAIQEGFFFSLAPVIVFASAFLSFMVMPFADDLVLNGERFIMQGLPMDLGVLWFLAFAGLSVYGIMLGGWSSRNKYSLLGAMRAGAQVISYEAAMGLSLVSVLITYGSIHLGDIVTYQGQLLFGFIPAWGIIVQPIAALIFIITAFAEANRTPFDLAEGESEIVGGFHTEYSAMRFGLFFVGEYVAMSASSALIVTLFLGGYHLPFLNTQTLQTYMPYLLSFLIVSLPVASFYAMRWIKKHNCWHKAGDIRNHESAFLQKGLIGINILVIVGLGTLLFLGLSETSTNVATAVIQIATFALKLLFMNFVFVWVRWTLPRFRYDQLQSLGWKVLMPLAIANIVLSAIIVVVKEL; from the coding sequence ATGAGTACCCTTAGCATTACCGTCATTATCATCAATATTATCCTAGCGCTACTCTTTTCACTAGGGGCTGCGCCTATTTTAGTCTGGATTGAGCGTCGTGTGGCGGGGTTGATTCAAGATCGCTTGGGACCCAATCGCTGTCATATCAACGGCATTCGTTTGGGTGGGCTTATTCAGTCTTTTGCCGACATGCTCAAACTGGTTTTCAAAGAGGACTTTAAAGCCAAAGCCATTCAAGAGGGTTTTTTCTTTTCCCTTGCACCCGTCATCGTTTTTGCCTCAGCCTTTTTGAGCTTTATGGTCATGCCATTTGCGGATGATCTCGTCCTTAACGGCGAGCGGTTCATCATGCAGGGTCTGCCGATGGACTTGGGCGTGCTTTGGTTTTTAGCTTTTGCAGGACTAAGTGTGTATGGCATTATGCTAGGAGGTTGGTCGAGTCGCAACAAATATTCCCTCTTAGGCGCCATGCGTGCGGGTGCTCAGGTCATCAGTTACGAAGCGGCGATGGGTCTTTCTTTGGTTTCAGTGCTGATTACATACGGCTCGATTCACCTAGGTGACATTGTGACGTACCAAGGGCAATTACTGTTTGGGTTTATTCCTGCGTGGGGTATTATTGTGCAACCCATCGCGGCACTTATTTTTATCATTACGGCATTTGCTGAAGCCAATCGTACGCCATTTGACTTAGCCGAGGGTGAGAGCGAAATCGTAGGCGGTTTTCATACCGAATACAGTGCTATGCGTTTTGGACTCTTTTTTGTGGGTGAATATGTTGCGATGAGTGCCTCCAGTGCGCTTATAGTGACACTCTTTTTGGGTGGTTATCATCTCCCATTTCTGAACACACAAACACTTCAAACGTACATGCCTTATCTTTTGAGTTTTCTCATTGTCTCGCTTCCTGTGGCAAGCTTCTATGCGATGCGCTGGATCAAAAAACACAATTGTTGGCATAAAGCAGGCGATATAAGAAACCATGAGAGCGCCTTTTTACAAAAAGGGCTAATAGGCATTAATATACTTGTGATTGTTGGGCTTGGAACATTGCTTTTCTTAGGTCTTAGTGAGACTTCAACCAATGTGGCGACTGCTGTCATTCAAATCGCAACGTTCGCTCTGAAACTTCTTTTTATGAATTTTGTCTTTGTGTGGGTGCGCTGGACATTGCCTCGTTTTCGCTACGATCAGTTGCAATCTCTTGGCTGGAAAGTGCTGATGCCTTTGGCAATTGCCAACATCGTGCTCAGTGCTATCATTGTTGTGGTAAAGGAGCTGTAG
- a CDS encoding SagB family peptide dehydrogenase — translation MLAYHAQTVHTYRSVRTQLHSIDWEHQPRQYKRYTETLTRITLDKQNPEHRFFYLIGGVTAQKSYPGVTYALRTNPSAGALYPTEVYVQIRGVKGFKDGIYHLSPYESALVLLHPLDEEEGVEPFLHVKRVIGCVFLFSALYYRSSWKYRDRAFRYCLHDTGHMIGTLEASCTLNNTPYRILYAIEKKALNKLFGFGSEEFFLSSAIVGEEDKTFTCKALLMQLPYVDGTGGFEKNRFIEDSYAMTCELTPKFQTKMALFDVDKERLKQAIWKRRSIREFTQKPLLEEEFLEAIAYISQPIVSDCDVDVEIYAIINRVEGMGQGIWKEGKYLQNGDFARKAGYLCLEQALGEKSGVTFFLVGHDAQNYQAMIQKAGIIGHRLYLISEYMGFGCSGIGAYYDEEVAEFLQSDGMVLYALAIGR, via the coding sequence ATGTTAGCCTACCATGCTCAAACAGTACACACGTATCGCTCTGTTCGCACTCAGTTGCATAGCATTGACTGGGAACATCAACCTCGACAGTATAAGCGTTACACAGAAACATTGACGCGCATTACACTCGATAAACAAAATCCAGAACATCGTTTTTTTTATCTTATTGGTGGTGTCACGGCTCAGAAAAGCTACCCTGGCGTGACGTATGCTTTACGAACAAATCCTAGTGCAGGAGCGCTTTATCCTACGGAAGTCTATGTGCAAATACGTGGTGTTAAAGGCTTTAAGGATGGCATTTACCATCTTTCACCTTACGAATCAGCACTTGTTTTATTACATCCTTTAGATGAAGAAGAAGGGGTTGAGCCCTTTTTACATGTAAAGAGAGTAATAGGTTGTGTGTTTCTTTTCTCAGCACTTTACTACCGCTCTTCATGGAAATACCGTGATCGTGCTTTTAGGTACTGTTTACACGATACGGGGCACATGATAGGCACGCTTGAAGCTTCATGCACACTCAATAATACGCCTTATCGCATTCTTTATGCCATTGAAAAAAAAGCTCTCAATAAGCTTTTTGGTTTTGGCTCAGAGGAGTTTTTTCTCTCATCAGCCATTGTAGGAGAGGAAGATAAAACCTTTACATGTAAAGCACTATTGATGCAATTACCCTATGTCGATGGTACAGGTGGGTTTGAAAAAAATAGGTTCATTGAAGATAGTTACGCCATGACATGTGAACTTACCCCAAAGTTTCAAACGAAGATGGCGTTGTTTGATGTGGATAAAGAGCGTTTAAAACAAGCCATCTGGAAGCGACGTTCGATTCGTGAATTTACCCAAAAGCCACTTTTGGAAGAGGAGTTTTTAGAAGCAATTGCCTACATAAGCCAACCTATTGTTTCTGATTGTGATGTCGATGTTGAAATTTATGCGATTATTAATCGCGTTGAAGGGATGGGGCAAGGCATTTGGAAAGAGGGAAAATATCTACAAAACGGTGATTTTGCACGCAAAGCGGGTTATCTCTGTTTGGAACAAGCGTTGGGAGAGAAAAGTGGGGTAACCTTTTTTTTAGTGGGACATGATGCACAAAATTACCAAGCAATGATACAAAAAGCAGGCATTATAGGGCATAGACTTTACCTAATCAGTGAATACATGGGCTTTGGGTGTAGCGGTATTGGCGCGTACTATGATGAAGAAGTAGCAGAATTCCTTCAGAGTGATGGGATGGTTCTTTATGCTTTAGCCATTGGGCGTTGA
- a CDS encoding NuoI/complex I 23 kDa subunit family protein, protein MGIKIVHRHGNTFKEKLYLPAIFGGMKTTLSHFITNLGDKPEIKTINYPEEQPHDISERYRGAHRLTKREDGSVRCVACFMCATACPAECIFIEAKERDDGVDEKMPELFNIDLLECVFCGGCVEACPCDAIRMDSGIFSFIGKKREDFVLTKEQLLANEEKKR, encoded by the coding sequence ATGGGCATAAAAATCGTTCACCGTCATGGCAATACCTTTAAAGAAAAGCTTTATTTGCCTGCCATTTTTGGAGGTATGAAAACAACCCTTTCGCACTTCATCACCAATCTTGGCGATAAGCCAGAGATCAAAACCATCAACTACCCTGAAGAGCAACCCCATGACATCAGTGAACGTTACCGAGGGGCGCATCGCTTGACCAAACGAGAGGATGGGAGTGTACGTTGTGTTGCCTGTTTTATGTGTGCAACGGCGTGTCCTGCAGAGTGTATTTTTATTGAAGCGAAAGAGCGAGACGATGGTGTCGATGAAAAAATGCCAGAGCTTTTTAACATCGACCTTTTAGAGTGCGTCTTTTGCGGTGGCTGTGTTGAGGCATGTCCTTGCGATGCTATTCGCATGGACAGTGGGATTTTTAGTTTTATTGGCAAAAAACGCGAAGATTTTGTACTCACTAAAGAGCAGCTCTTAGCCAATGAGGAGAAAAAAAGATGA
- a CDS encoding MATE family efflux transporter has protein sequence MDSLSLTTQPIPTLLRQLSIPSSLGMLFNTLYNIVDTYYAGLISTEALAALSASSFLFFFVIGLAYGGTSALTALIGHAYGKQHFFLAGLIAKKGVALIIGIGMIMGLLGFCFASELLTLIGTEERYHALALSFIEVILLGSALFFANFALNSVLVATGDTKSYRNTLIFGFFANIVLNPLFIYGWGFIPSLGIAGIALSTVLVQMMGAAYLLFKSLQTGLINFTCKKHFYPDRRIYKELIRQATPPGLNMLMMSFGSLIALHFVTLYGYQAVAGYGIGYRVEQLMLLPALGISSAVLSLVSNNMGAGKMERVRQTLLYALGYGYTISIVGMMILWLSGKWFVAQFNPTLEVIQYGTTYIYVMLFLFCGYVTHFACVATLQGIKKPTMIFYVGFFRQILAPSLVYTLIVTYFELSFVWMWIGLACIVYSSALAFLYYTYTKLNDAVIASTPNG, from the coding sequence ATGGATTCGTTGTCACTCACAACCCAGCCTATACCAACACTTCTACGTCAACTCTCGATTCCTTCCAGCCTCGGCATGCTTTTTAATACACTCTACAATATCGTCGATACTTACTATGCAGGGCTTATTTCTACTGAAGCGCTCGCCGCACTTTCTGCCTCCTCCTTTCTTTTCTTTTTTGTTATTGGACTTGCGTATGGCGGCACAAGTGCGCTTACGGCACTTATCGGTCATGCCTATGGAAAGCAACACTTTTTTTTAGCAGGATTGATTGCTAAAAAAGGAGTTGCTTTGATTATTGGCATAGGCATGATAATGGGGCTTTTAGGGTTTTGTTTTGCATCAGAGTTACTCACATTAATCGGTACAGAAGAGCGTTACCACGCATTAGCACTTAGCTTCATTGAAGTCATTTTATTAGGCTCTGCTCTTTTCTTTGCCAACTTTGCACTCAACAGTGTTCTTGTAGCAACAGGCGATACAAAAAGTTATCGCAATACACTTATCTTTGGCTTTTTTGCCAACATTGTGCTCAATCCACTCTTCATCTATGGATGGGGATTTATTCCTTCACTTGGAATTGCAGGCATTGCATTATCAACGGTTTTGGTACAAATGATGGGCGCAGCTTACCTTCTTTTCAAAAGCCTGCAAACAGGGCTGATTAACTTTACATGTAAAAAGCATTTTTACCCTGATAGACGCATTTACAAAGAATTGATACGTCAAGCCACACCCCCTGGACTTAACATGTTAATGATGTCATTTGGCTCATTGATTGCACTTCATTTTGTCACACTTTATGGGTATCAAGCTGTGGCTGGCTATGGCATTGGGTACCGTGTCGAGCAGTTGATGTTACTTCCAGCTCTTGGCATCAGCAGTGCGGTACTAAGCCTAGTATCCAATAACATGGGAGCAGGAAAAATGGAACGCGTGCGCCAAACGCTTTTGTACGCACTTGGGTATGGTTACACGATAAGCATTGTGGGAATGATGATTTTATGGCTTAGTGGTAAGTGGTTTGTGGCGCAATTTAACCCAACACTTGAAGTGATTCAGTACGGAACAACGTATATCTATGTGATGCTCTTTCTTTTTTGTGGCTATGTAACCCATTTTGCCTGCGTTGCAACACTCCAAGGCATCAAAAAGCCGACGATGATTTTCTATGTTGGTTTTTTCCGTCAAATCTTAGCGCCAAGCCTTGTTTATACACTCATTGTCACTTACTTTGAGCTCTCATTTGTGTGGATGTGGATTGGACTTGCATGTATTGTTTACAGCTCTGCCCTAGCCTTTTTATACTATACCTATACGAAACTCAATGATGCAGTTATTGCCTCAACGCCCAATGGCTAA
- a CDS encoding PAS domain-containing protein has product MSITQRGDELHFDENLFIVSKTDLQGRITYANDLFIQISGYQEKELIGAPHNILRHPDMPKAIFKILWERVQAGNEVFAYVKNRTKSNQYYWVHAYITPIIDTKTKQLIGYHSVRRAPSAKGIEVIAPLYKKMLDAEARGGIQASRTLLDNTLSQLKVSYDAFILSYE; this is encoded by the coding sequence GTGTCTATTACCCAAAGAGGTGATGAACTTCACTTTGACGAAAATCTTTTTATAGTCTCAAAAACTGACCTACAAGGCAGAATTACCTATGCTAATGATCTTTTTATTCAGATCTCTGGCTATCAAGAAAAAGAGTTGATTGGCGCACCGCATAATATTTTGCGTCATCCTGATATGCCAAAAGCTATTTTCAAAATTCTATGGGAACGCGTCCAAGCGGGCAACGAAGTTTTTGCTTATGTGAAAAATCGCACTAAATCCAATCAATACTACTGGGTCCATGCTTATATTACCCCTATTATCGATACTAAAACCAAGCAACTTATTGGTTATCACTCTGTTAGACGCGCTCCAAGCGCTAAAGGAATTGAAGTGATTGCCCCTTTGTATAAAAAAATGCTTGATGCAGAAGCAAGAGGCGGCATTCAAGCTTCTCGTACTCTACTAGATAACACTCTATCTCAACTAAAGGTCAGTTATGATGCCTTCATCCTCTCTTATGAATAG
- the nuoK gene encoding NADH-quinone oxidoreductase subunit NuoK yields MITHSIFAYIVVAMILFSIGLLGVISRKNIFVIYMSIELMLNAINLIFVALSNYHNDMGSQVMAMMVIAIAAAEAGVFLSLIVVLYRRKKSLDSDLFRTLSQKEAV; encoded by the coding sequence ATGATAACTCATAGCATATTTGCCTACATCGTTGTTGCGATGATACTCTTTTCCATCGGTCTTTTAGGTGTGATAAGTCGTAAAAATATCTTTGTGATTTACATGTCCATCGAACTGATGCTCAATGCGATCAACCTCATTTTTGTTGCACTTAGCAATTACCATAACGATATGGGCTCGCAAGTGATGGCAATGATGGTTATCGCCATTGCTGCCGCTGAAGCGGGCGTCTTTTTATCGCTTATTGTTGTGCTTTATCGTCGTAAAAAATCCTTAGATTCGGATCTGTTTAGAACCTTGTCGCAAAAGGAGGCGGTATGA
- a CDS encoding 2Fe-2S iron-sulfur cluster-binding protein has translation MAHITVDGTVLEVKEGALLIEELLAHNINIPHFCYHPALGKDGNCRMCMVEIEGQKRPQIACDTPIKEGMIIRTKGANIDRVKRSILELELINHPIDCPICDQAGECSLQNYYMDVGLYESRLSTPKTRGQKHVDLGANVVLDQERCVLCTRCVRFTKNITKTSELGVLSRADHSVITTFPGSKLSNPYAMNVVDLCPVGALTSKDFRFQKRVWFLNTKEAICNHCARGCSLFVDHHKEKYKDEMIYRYRPRLNDKVNGYFICDEGRLSYHKENENAEFMALIRGKISEYEYAEGKLLRLLKRHLGKTLFLISSNLSLEEMVRVQKLAKLYEITLSAYEPERFDTHFGDDFLKCNDRSSNGRALPLLGIDDSKAKLDEALAKAELVVLIGRSDANTVKEVGYDKNIVTLCSSCDVTCKEVELVLPIASHTKRAGSFINVDGYVQHSACAIIDNRGHKTLLAIIAAILGDTIFTCKEVWEAELFFYEVMPNISFDDLKNAPKITL, from the coding sequence ATGGCGCATATTACGGTAGATGGCACAGTATTAGAGGTTAAAGAGGGTGCTTTGTTGATTGAGGAGCTTTTAGCGCATAACATCAACATTCCTCATTTTTGTTACCACCCTGCTCTTGGAAAAGATGGGAACTGCCGTATGTGTATGGTTGAAATTGAAGGGCAAAAACGTCCTCAAATCGCCTGTGATACGCCTATTAAAGAGGGAATGATTATTCGCACGAAAGGTGCCAATATCGACCGCGTTAAACGCTCTATACTCGAACTTGAACTCATCAACCACCCCATTGACTGTCCTATCTGCGATCAAGCAGGCGAGTGTTCTTTGCAAAATTATTACATGGATGTTGGGTTGTATGAAAGTCGTTTAAGTACGCCTAAAACGAGAGGGCAGAAGCATGTTGATTTGGGTGCAAATGTGGTACTTGATCAAGAACGCTGTGTGCTTTGCACCCGTTGCGTACGTTTTACGAAAAACATCACTAAAACGAGTGAGTTGGGTGTTCTTTCCCGTGCCGATCACTCGGTTATTACTACTTTTCCAGGCTCCAAACTCTCCAACCCTTATGCGATGAATGTGGTTGATCTCTGCCCTGTGGGAGCACTCACAAGCAAAGATTTTCGCTTTCAAAAGCGGGTTTGGTTTTTAAATACCAAAGAGGCGATTTGCAACCACTGCGCTAGAGGGTGTTCACTCTTTGTCGATCACCATAAAGAAAAATATAAAGACGAGATGATATACCGCTATCGCCCGCGCTTGAATGATAAAGTTAATGGCTATTTTATCTGCGATGAAGGAAGACTAAGTTACCACAAAGAGAATGAAAACGCTGAGTTTATGGCACTTATTCGCGGTAAAATCAGCGAATATGAATACGCAGAGGGAAAACTTCTACGCCTTTTAAAACGTCATCTGGGTAAAACACTCTTTTTGATCTCATCCAATCTTTCGCTTGAAGAGATGGTCAGAGTGCAAAAGCTCGCAAAGCTCTACGAAATCACGCTAAGTGCGTATGAACCTGAGCGTTTTGATACCCATTTTGGCGATGACTTTTTAAAATGCAACGATCGCTCTTCCAATGGCAGAGCGCTTCCTCTTTTGGGGATTGATGATTCCAAAGCAAAATTAGATGAAGCATTGGCAAAAGCGGAGCTTGTGGTTTTGATTGGGCGCAGTGATGCAAACACGGTTAAAGAAGTCGGATACGATAAAAATATTGTCACGCTCTGTTCCTCATGCGACGTTACATGTAAAGAGGTTGAACTGGTTTTACCCATCGCATCGCATACCAAAAGAGCAGGTAGTTTTATCAATGTGGATGGCTATGTGCAACACAGTGCTTGTGCTATTATTGATAACCGTGGGCATAAGACACTACTAGCGATTATTGCAGCAATTTTGGGCGATACAATCTTTACATGTAAAGAGGTTTGGGAGGCGGAACTCTTCTTTTATGAAGTGATGCCAAACATCTCCTTTGACGATTTGAAAAACGCACCAAAGATAACGCTATGA
- a CDS encoding methyl-accepting chemotaxis protein, protein MMPSSSLMNRSSLAKVQDANLISLVIFFIAFCLEVTFNGFHWIQIINLTNFALGWFMFVNIRKVQKTIHALADIVHDSSRGQLHGRIVNVNDGGELKTLCSNMNSLLDNFELVTKEIKSTIQAASHEDFTRKILQKGMHGEFKEQTNMVNQSVHAMQQTHEFIARNTLNAELAQISSGSNDFSTVQSNLTTIVERLKEIAHDGEIYAEETKGSYQNLRDTIAKITSLVEFVNQNEQSIGVLAQRTRDISNVVDMINDIADKTNLLALNAAIEAARAGEHGRGFAVVADEVRKLAETTQKATAEIAVSIKMLQQETAGLETNADAMKSDADASTKTLDKLSTTFNSLIAHSNTTSTNINTIQQTIFITLAKMNHAIFKSNAYSAVYVNDKDAAFQNHETCSLGEWYLKDGQKIFGDTQSFKALYKPHQSFHTHVLEVAKLIRSTSSNLLDEKEQIINYFKEVESESKILFGTLDAMIAEKNAQA, encoded by the coding sequence ATGATGCCTTCATCCTCTCTTATGAATAGATCTTCGCTCGCTAAAGTACAAGATGCCAACCTTATATCGCTTGTTATTTTTTTTATTGCATTTTGTTTAGAAGTTACTTTTAACGGTTTCCACTGGATTCAAATTATCAACCTGACCAACTTTGCGCTTGGCTGGTTTATGTTTGTTAATATTCGTAAAGTTCAAAAGACCATTCACGCATTAGCAGATATCGTACACGATAGTTCCAGAGGTCAACTGCATGGTAGAATCGTCAATGTCAATGACGGAGGCGAACTTAAAACTCTTTGCTCTAACATGAACTCACTTTTAGATAATTTTGAGCTCGTCACGAAAGAGATTAAATCCACTATTCAAGCCGCTTCACACGAAGATTTTACGCGTAAGATTTTGCAAAAAGGTATGCACGGTGAATTTAAAGAGCAGACCAATATGGTAAACCAATCGGTTCATGCGATGCAACAAACGCATGAATTTATCGCACGTAACACACTCAATGCAGAACTCGCTCAAATCAGCAGCGGCTCCAATGACTTTTCGACCGTTCAATCCAACCTAACCACCATTGTTGAGCGTCTTAAAGAGATCGCCCATGATGGTGAAATTTATGCAGAGGAGACCAAGGGAAGTTACCAAAACCTTCGTGATACGATTGCTAAAATCACCTCTTTGGTAGAATTTGTGAATCAAAATGAGCAAAGCATTGGTGTACTCGCACAGCGTACTCGTGACATCAGTAACGTGGTTGATATGATTAATGACATCGCTGATAAAACCAATTTACTTGCGCTTAATGCTGCTATTGAAGCGGCACGTGCGGGTGAACATGGACGTGGCTTTGCCGTTGTTGCCGATGAAGTTCGCAAACTGGCTGAGACAACCCAAAAAGCGACCGCTGAGATTGCTGTTTCCATTAAAATGCTCCAACAAGAGACCGCAGGCCTAGAAACCAATGCTGATGCCATGAAAAGTGATGCGGATGCGTCAACCAAAACACTTGATAAATTAAGCACAACTTTTAATAGCCTTATTGCCCACTCGAACACTACTTCAACCAACATCAATACCATTCAGCAAACCATCTTTATTACCTTAGCAAAGATGAACCATGCTATCTTTAAATCCAATGCGTACAGTGCCGTTTATGTCAATGACAAAGATGCGGCATTCCAAAACCATGAAACGTGTAGCCTTGGCGAGTGGTATCTCAAAGATGGTCAAAAAATCTTTGGCGATACGCAAAGCTTTAAAGCGCTTTACAAACCACATCAAAGCTTCCACACACATGTGCTTGAGGTGGCTAAACTGATTCGCAGTACCTCATCGAATCTTTTGGATGAAAAAGAGCAGATTATTAACTACTTTAAAGAGGTTGAGAGCGAGAGTAAAATACTCTTCGGTACTCTTGATGCCATGATTGCGGAAAAAAACGCACAAGCCTAA
- a CDS encoding NADH-quinone oxidoreductase subunit J family protein gives MMDILFLLLSFFAILGAVGMVSLHQPVHSALSLILTIIAMAGLFALLSASFLFMVQIIIYAGAILTLFIFIIMFLNIKEANLPKEPNKNISLFLGSLVLLPINFLILRAFYKMPLHVKEVSSDFGKIKPLGMELFTHWLLPFELISILLLVALIGAVVFGRKEDA, from the coding sequence ATGATGGACATTCTCTTTTTATTGCTGAGTTTTTTTGCCATTCTTGGCGCTGTCGGTATGGTAAGCTTACACCAACCTGTTCACAGTGCGCTCAGTCTTATTTTGACGATTATCGCGATGGCTGGCTTGTTCGCTCTTTTAAGTGCTTCGTTTTTATTTATGGTGCAGATCATCATTTACGCTGGAGCGATTCTCACACTTTTTATTTTTATCATCATGTTTTTAAACATCAAAGAGGCGAATCTTCCCAAAGAGCCCAATAAAAACATTAGCCTCTTTTTAGGCTCACTGGTACTGTTGCCGATAAACTTTTTGATCTTGCGTGCTTTTTACAAAATGCCTTTACATGTAAAAGAGGTTTCGAGTGATTTTGGCAAGATCAAACCTTTGGGCATGGAGCTTTTCACCCACTGGCTCTTACCGTTTGAACTCATCTCTATTTTGCTTCTGGTGGCACTTATTGGTGCTGTTGTCTTTGGTCGAAAGGAAGACGCATGA
- the fusA gene encoding elongation factor G → MARNTPIGMVRNIGIAAHIDAGKTTTTERILFYTGISHKIGEVHDGAATMDWMEQEKERGITITSAATTCTWKDHQINIIDTPGHVDFTIEVERSMRVLDGAVAVFCAVGGVQPQSETVWRQANRYQVPRMVFVNKMDRVGADFYNVEAQIKNRLKANPVPIQIPIGAEENFKGVVDLVEMKALVWDDDAAMGSNYQVVEIPADLADKAKEYRERMVEAVSETSDELMEKYLGGEELTKAEIKAGIKAGCLAMTFIPMICGTAFKNKGVQPMLDAVIDYMPAPTEVHAIKGEYDDGRECVVDSTDEGEFAALAFKIMTDPFVGQLTFVRVYRGSLESGSYAYNTTKDKKERIGRLLKMHANKREEIKVLHSGEIGAVVGLKDTLTGDTLASEKDPVILERMVFPDPVISVAVEPKTKADQEKMGIALQKLAQEDPSFRVETDEESGQTIISGMGELHLEILVDRMLREFKVSAEVGQPQVAYRETIRASVNQEYKYAKQSGGRGQYGHVYLKIEPQDAGAGYEFINDIKGGAIPKEFIPAVDKGIKESLQAGVLAGYKVEDVKVTLYDGSYHDVDSSEMAFKLAASMGFKEGCRKAKPVILEPIMKVEVETPEDFMGDVIGDLNRRRGQINSMDDRSGNKIVNAFCPLAEMFGYSTDLRSQTQGRASYSMEFDHYDEVPRNVAEEIIKKRNG, encoded by the coding sequence ACTTCTGCTGCGACAACATGTACATGGAAAGATCACCAAATTAACATTATCGACACTCCGGGCCACGTTGACTTCACCATTGAAGTTGAGCGTTCTATGCGTGTTCTTGATGGCGCTGTAGCTGTATTTTGTGCAGTTGGTGGCGTTCAACCACAATCTGAGACAGTTTGGAGACAAGCCAATCGTTACCAAGTTCCAAGAATGGTATTTGTTAACAAAATGGACCGTGTTGGTGCAGACTTTTATAATGTTGAAGCGCAAATTAAAAATCGTTTAAAAGCGAATCCAGTGCCAATTCAAATTCCTATTGGTGCAGAAGAAAACTTCAAAGGTGTTGTTGATCTCGTTGAGATGAAAGCACTTGTTTGGGATGATGATGCAGCAATGGGTTCAAACTACCAAGTTGTTGAAATTCCAGCTGATCTTGCTGATAAAGCGAAAGAGTACCGTGAGAGAATGGTTGAAGCCGTTTCTGAGACCAGTGATGAGTTGATGGAAAAATATCTTGGTGGCGAAGAACTCACCAAAGCTGAGATTAAAGCAGGTATTAAAGCGGGATGTCTTGCAATGACATTTATTCCTATGATTTGTGGAACAGCGTTTAAAAACAAAGGTGTTCAACCGATGTTAGATGCTGTTATTGATTATATGCCAGCTCCTACTGAAGTACATGCGATTAAAGGCGAGTATGATGATGGACGCGAGTGTGTTGTTGATTCAACTGATGAAGGTGAATTTGCCGCTCTTGCATTTAAAATTATGACCGACCCATTTGTTGGTCAGTTAACATTCGTTCGTGTTTACCGTGGTTCATTGGAAAGCGGAAGTTATGCTTACAACACAACCAAAGATAAAAAAGAGAGAATTGGTCGCTTACTAAAAATGCATGCGAACAAAAGAGAAGAGATCAAAGTTCTTCACTCTGGCGAGATTGGTGCGGTTGTAGGTCTTAAAGACACACTTACTGGTGATACACTTGCTAGCGAAAAAGATCCTGTAATTCTAGAGAGAATGGTATTCCCAGACCCTGTTATCTCTGTTGCCGTTGAGCCTAAAACAAAAGCGGATCAAGAGAAAATGGGTATTGCACTTCAAAAACTTGCTCAAGAAGATCCAAGCTTTAGAGTTGAGACAGATGAAGAGAGTGGTCAAACCATCATTTCTGGTATGGGTGAGCTTCACTTAGAGATTCTTGTTGATCGTATGTTACGTGAGTTTAAAGTAAGTGCTGAAGTTGGTCAACCACAAGTTGCTTACCGTGAGACAATTCGTGCATCTGTTAACCAAGAGTACAAATACGCAAAACAATCTGGTGGTCGCGGTCAATACGGTCACGTTTACCTCAAAATCGAACCTCAAGATGCAGGTGCTGGTTATGAATTTATTAACGATATCAAAGGTGGAGCGATTCCAAAAGAATTTATTCCAGCTGTTGATAAAGGTATCAAAGAATCACTTCAAGCAGGTGTTCTTGCTGGTTATAAAGTGGAAGACGTTAAAGTTACACTTTATGATGGAAGTTACCATGATGTTGACTCATCTGAGATGGCATTTAAATTGGCTGCTTCAATGGGCTTCAAAGAGGGTTGTAGAAAAGCAAAACCAGTTATTCTTGAGCCAATTATGAAAGTTGAAGTTGAGACTCCAGAAGACTTTATGGGTGATGTTATCGGCGATCTTAACAGAAGACGTGGACAAATCAACTCTATGGATGATAGAAGTGGTAACAAAATTGTTAACGCATTCTGCCCATTGGCTGAAATGTTCGGTTACTCTACAGACCTTCGTTCTCAAACACAAGGTCGTGCTTCTTACTCTATGGAATTCGATCATTATGATGAAGTTCCTAGAAACGTTGCAGAAGAGATTATCAAAAAACGTAACGGCTAA